Genomic segment of Gilliamella apis:
TAACGATTAAACGCGTTCTTCCTTATTGGGAATCAACTATTGCTCCACGTGTTGCTAAAGGTGAACGTGTAATTATTGCTGCTCACGGTAACTCACTTCGTGCGCTAGTTAAGCATTTAGATAACATCAGTGATGATGATATTATCGATCTAAATATCCCAACTGGTGTGCCACTAGTTTATGAATTTGATGACAACATGAAAGTTGTTAAACACTACTACTTAGGTAATGCTGATGAAATCGCCGCTAAACAAGCAGCGGTAGCGAACCAAGGTAAAGCAAAATAGTATTAATTAATCTAAAGGGTAAGTTGTATAACTTACCTTTTATTTCCTAACATAGGAAATAAATATTTAACTTTTTGAGACGCTAATTTTGTCGAAAATTTATTATATTTATGGCGTAATGAACGCTGGAAAATCTACCGAATTACTGCAAATCGACCATAACTACTTAAGTAATAATATGCAAACATTATTGCTTAAATCTTCGGTTGATACTCGAGATTCCGCTGTTGAAATTGTATCTCGGCTTGGCTTACGTAAAAAAGCATTACAACTTGACGATAGTACAGTGGATGGCATAATTGAGCACATCAAACAAAATAATTACGCTTGTATTTTAATTGATGAAAGTCAGTTCTTATCATCTAACACCATCTGGAAATTATCTGATGTTTGTGATGAATACAGTGTTCCTATGATGTTTTTTGGTTTAAAAACAGATTACATGGGGCATTTATTTGAAGGTTCGAAAACTCTATTAGAAATTGCTGATAATTATAGAGAACTTAAAACGGTTTGCTGGTGTGGTAAAAAAGCCACCATGATCCTTTTAGAGGGAGAAAATGGACAAATAGTGAAATTTGGAAATTCGATACATCTTGGTGATAGCGAGTATCATTCAGTTTGTCGAAAACACTGGAAAGCTGGACAGGTAAGACCAAATCATTAAATTTACTTGTGCATTTGGATAAATATTCTAGCATCAGAAAATAATGCTCATATTTTGATGTGCAAAAATATTAAATTATTATAAGGAATTAATCTCATGAAAATTAAAAATACATCATTAGCTATTTTACTAGGTTTAGTTTCATCTTCCGCCAGTGCAAAAGATTATGTAATTACCGATGGAGATAGAGTAATTCAAAAAGGTGATTGGCAAATATCAAACAAAAATATTAGTCCAGATGCACCTTCTTTTACTATTGAAAATGTAATTCTCAAAGGTGGGAAGCAAGAGGGATCTGAACTATTAACGATTAAGAGTGAAGGCTTAACAATTAATTTAAGCCCAACTCGTGGTTTAGGTATCGTAAACGTTGAAGGTAATGGGATTCGCTTAGGTTGGGACTCTCCGGTTAAAGAGATTGTTAATCCTAAATATATGAATTTAGAAAGTCGTGGTGGTGCAGGTTGGCTAGATGGCTTTAACGAAATGATGGTTCGTTGTGGTTTCGAATGGACAGGGCATGCTGTTCAAGCTGATGGTATGATGTATACACTTCATGGTCGTGCACAAAATACTCCTGTGTCAAAATTATTTGTTGAGGTTGAAGATCAAGCTCCTTTTACGATTACTATAAGGGGATTAATCAAAGAAAATACTTTTAAGAAGAGCAATTTTGAAACTTGGGTTGCTATCCGACATGTTCCTGGCAGCAAAGAATTTACCGTACATGATATCCTGACTAATTTAAGTGATTATGATCGTGATTATCAAATTATTTATCACAGCAATTTCGGTACGCCAATTTTAGAACAAGGGGCTAAATTTGTTGCACCAGTTAAAGAAATTTCACCTTTCAATGAATATGCAGCAACTGGTTTGAAAAATTGGCAAACTTATCAAGGGCCAACCAAAGGCTTTGATGAAATGGTTTATAACATTTTCCCTTATTCAGATGCAAATAATCAGACTCAAGTTATGTTGACGAATAATGCAAGTGATAAAGGGGTTGGAATTGCTTTTAATACTCAACAATTACCTGTACTGACATTATGGAAAAATACTGATACGCTTAAACAAGGTTATGTGACTGGTATTGAACCAGGAACAAGCTTTGCTTATCCAGTTACAATTGAGCGTGAGCAAAAACGTGTGCCTCAATTGGGTGCGGGCAAAAGTACAGAATTTATTTTAACTTATAGCCTATTGTCAAATAAAGAAGAAGTGGCAAACTATGATGCTAAAATAAAGGCTATTCAAGGAAACAAACAGACCAAAGTAGTTGAAGAGCCTATGGCAAAAGAATAAGTCATTCACAAATACCGCTAACAATTTTGTTGGCGGTATCTTTTCTTGTTCAAAGAAAGTTTTAATCATCCCGTCGATTCAAAATATTATTATCTATAATATGTTATTCTAAGCTACACTAATCAACAAATTTTCGGATTCAATTAAATAACAGGAATAAATATGGCTGCGAAAAGGATAGTAATTGGAATAAGTGGTGCTACAGGCTTTGCTTATGGTATCAAAGCTTTAGAACTATTAAAACCAATGGATATTCAGACACATCTAGTGATCTCAAAAGCGGCAAAAATTACCGGTCATTATGAGCATTCGAAATCACAATTAACTCAATTGCAAGCGTTAGCTGATGTTGTATATGCGATCGATAATATTGGTGCAGCGATAGCGAGTGGCTCATTTAAAACAATGGGAATGTTAGTTGCACCATGTTCAATGCGAACACTTGCAGCTATAGCGAATAGTTTGTCAGATAATTTACTTACTCGAGCAGCAGATGTGGTATTGAAAGAGCGTCGTCGATTAGTTTTAATGACGCGAGAAGCGCCATTACATTTAGGTCATATCAAAAATATGGAGGCAGTGACTTTAATGGGAGGGATTATTTTTCCACCAGTTCCTGCCCTATATCAACATATTGACAGTGTGGATGATATTATTACCCATAGTGTTGCTAGAGCGCTCGATCTGTTTGATATTGATGTACCTTGTTTACCTCGCTGGGGTGAAGATATGCATCTTAATCAAAAGTCTGAATAAACCGTAATATCATGAAGACAACCGAGTCTAAAATAGCGCAATTTATCCAGCAACAACATGTACTAAATTTATGTGTGATATTAGCTAATAGCCAGCCATGGGCATGTAATGTCTTCTATGTATTTGACAACGAGGGCTGGTGTTTATATTTCTTATCGGAATTGAAAACTAAGCATGCACAAGCAATGTTACAGAATCCAAATGTTGCAGGTACTATAAGTATTAATCCAAAATCGATAATTAAAATTCAAGGTATTCAATTTAGCGCTATAGCTGAACAACTCATTGATAATGAAGCTAGCAATGCTTATAAGCTTTATTATTCCGCCTTTCCTTTTGCAAG
This window contains:
- a CDS encoding thymidine kinase, yielding MSKIYYIYGVMNAGKSTELLQIDHNYLSNNMQTLLLKSSVDTRDSAVEIVSRLGLRKKALQLDDSTVDGIIEHIKQNNYACILIDESQFLSSNTIWKLSDVCDEYSVPMMFFGLKTDYMGHLFEGSKTLLEIADNYRELKTVCWCGKKATMILLEGENGQIVKFGNSIHLGDSEYHSVCRKHWKAGQVRPNH
- a CDS encoding aldose 1-epimerase family protein → MKIKNTSLAILLGLVSSSASAKDYVITDGDRVIQKGDWQISNKNISPDAPSFTIENVILKGGKQEGSELLTIKSEGLTINLSPTRGLGIVNVEGNGIRLGWDSPVKEIVNPKYMNLESRGGAGWLDGFNEMMVRCGFEWTGHAVQADGMMYTLHGRAQNTPVSKLFVEVEDQAPFTITIRGLIKENTFKKSNFETWVAIRHVPGSKEFTVHDILTNLSDYDRDYQIIYHSNFGTPILEQGAKFVAPVKEISPFNEYAATGLKNWQTYQGPTKGFDEMVYNIFPYSDANNQTQVMLTNNASDKGVGIAFNTQQLPVLTLWKNTDTLKQGYVTGIEPGTSFAYPVTIEREQKRVPQLGAGKSTEFILTYSLLSNKEEVANYDAKIKAIQGNKQTKVVEEPMAKE
- a CDS encoding pyridoxamine 5'-phosphate oxidase family protein; amino-acid sequence: MKTTESKIAQFIQQQHVLNLCVILANSQPWACNVFYVFDNEGWCLYFLSELKTKHAQAMLQNPNVAGTISINPKSIIKIQGIQFSAIAEQLIDNEASNAYKLYYSAFPFARVMKAPIWSLRLQEIKMTNNLIGFAHKSYWQRDEDLKNH
- a CDS encoding UbiX family flavin prenyltransferase, which translates into the protein MAAKRIVIGISGATGFAYGIKALELLKPMDIQTHLVISKAAKITGHYEHSKSQLTQLQALADVVYAIDNIGAAIASGSFKTMGMLVAPCSMRTLAAIANSLSDNLLTRAADVVLKERRRLVLMTREAPLHLGHIKNMEAVTLMGGIIFPPVPALYQHIDSVDDIITHSVARALDLFDIDVPCLPRWGEDMHLNQKSE